From the Halomonas meridiana genome, one window contains:
- a CDS encoding methyl-accepting chemotaxis protein, protein MTARWKTLPLRLRLFISFGTVLAIAMFLALYLQARTHSQARLDNLLNVELPAQVEGLATRINLRLSPALAVSESLANSYFIEQWVADGLPEAQQPDIERYLSRLMDQLDTELLFIAAQTQGRGVYFQYRDGEFLQRPLQSPGGDDDWYYQFTDSRASYNLNLDSDTFSPEEAFVFLNFRSSGTAANGRPSVVAGAGLDLSRMAQLIRDYRLGETGRASILSAEGAFLITSNETNISELQAQETDTLLRQDNELHVTDIERDGDHYYVTTRWLPELQRYLMVEVSKEEYTTSIRQRFLSSIELGLLLLVAGLALLYPLTGSLIRPLNRFQRQLKEITHSLDLSRRVETDDRAELGDLADQTNQLLERLSRAIAAVSSNALALTQVADRLAQTAGLSGIQGGDIHHEANQTMAAAVEEMASSVAEITSTMEELSTSSTQIADHSQSVVDVANQTLERSRKGSTAMQLLQAKMQDIRSDSEQSLAEIMTLGAKSKQISKVMELINTLAAQTKLIAFNAALEASSAGESGRRFSVVANEIRRLADSVTDSTQEIEGHTDDIQQAINRLVVASEKGATSIEQGVEASISTAQDLEALLKAASQTSSAAQQISLSTQQQKTASNQVVIALRDIDTASARNAHSVRSITEISQDMVQMSAELNALVQEFTLEEHGTAPPHQQRPS, encoded by the coding sequence ATGACAGCGCGCTGGAAAACCCTGCCATTACGGCTACGTTTGTTTATCTCGTTTGGCACGGTGCTGGCCATTGCCATGTTTCTGGCTCTCTATTTGCAGGCGCGTACGCACAGCCAAGCCCGTCTGGATAACCTGCTGAACGTCGAACTGCCTGCCCAGGTGGAAGGATTAGCCACGCGTATCAACCTCCGCTTAAGTCCGGCGCTCGCGGTGTCTGAGAGCTTGGCCAACAGCTATTTCATCGAACAGTGGGTCGCCGACGGGCTACCCGAGGCACAGCAGCCAGACATCGAGCGCTACCTGTCGCGCCTCATGGACCAGTTGGATACCGAACTGCTCTTCATCGCCGCGCAAACCCAAGGGCGCGGCGTCTACTTCCAGTACCGTGACGGCGAGTTCCTGCAGCGTCCGCTCCAATCTCCTGGCGGAGACGACGACTGGTACTATCAGTTCACCGACAGCCGCGCGTCTTACAATCTGAATTTAGACAGTGATACCTTCTCTCCCGAAGAAGCCTTCGTATTCCTTAACTTCCGCAGCAGTGGCACCGCCGCCAACGGGCGCCCCAGTGTCGTGGCGGGCGCGGGGCTCGACCTATCGCGCATGGCGCAGCTCATTCGTGACTACCGTTTGGGCGAGACGGGTCGAGCGTCGATCTTGAGTGCCGAAGGGGCGTTCTTGATTACCAGCAACGAAACCAATATCTCGGAACTGCAAGCCCAAGAAACCGATACCCTGCTGCGCCAGGATAACGAGCTTCACGTGACCGACATCGAGCGCGATGGCGATCACTATTACGTCACGACCCGCTGGCTGCCGGAATTACAGCGTTATCTCATGGTGGAGGTCTCCAAAGAGGAGTACACCACCAGCATTCGCCAGCGCTTTTTGAGTTCGATCGAGCTTGGCTTGCTGCTGCTGGTGGCCGGACTGGCGCTGCTCTACCCCCTAACGGGGAGCCTGATTCGACCGCTCAACCGTTTTCAACGCCAGCTAAAAGAGATCACCCATAGTCTGGACCTCTCCCGCCGGGTAGAAACGGACGACCGCGCCGAGCTTGGCGACTTGGCCGACCAAACCAACCAACTGCTGGAGCGCCTCTCCCGCGCAATTGCGGCCGTGTCATCCAACGCGTTGGCGCTGACCCAAGTAGCCGACCGTTTAGCACAGACGGCGGGGCTATCCGGCATTCAGGGGGGCGACATTCATCATGAAGCCAACCAGACGATGGCCGCCGCGGTGGAAGAGATGGCCTCTTCTGTCGCAGAAATCACGTCCACCATGGAAGAGCTCTCCACGTCGTCCACACAAATTGCCGATCACTCCCAATCCGTGGTGGACGTAGCGAACCAAACCCTAGAGCGCAGCCGTAAAGGCAGCACCGCCATGCAGTTACTGCAGGCCAAAATGCAGGATATCCGCAGCGACAGCGAGCAGAGTCTTGCTGAGATCATGACCCTAGGGGCGAAGTCCAAGCAGATCAGCAAGGTGATGGAGCTGATTAACACGCTGGCCGCCCAAACCAAGCTGATCGCCTTCAATGCCGCCCTGGAAGCCTCCAGCGCGGGAGAGTCCGGCCGCCGTTTCTCCGTGGTCGCCAACGAGATCCGCCGTTTGGCCGACAGCGTGACCGACTCCACCCAGGAGATCGAGGGGCACACCGACGATATTCAGCAAGCGATCAACCGCTTGGTGGTGGCCTCTGAAAAGGGCGCGACCTCCATCGAGCAGGGGGTCGAGGCCAGTATCAGCACCGCTCAAGACTTGGAAGCGCTGCTCAAAGCCGCGAGCCAAACCAGCAGCGCTGCCCAGCAAATTTCGCTCTCCACACAGCAGCAAAAAACGGCCAGCAACCAAGTGGTGATCGCCTTGCGGGATATCGACACAGCCAGTGCCCGTAATGCCCACTCCGTGCGCAGCATCACGGAGATCAGCCAAGACATGGTACAGATGTCTGCAGAGCTGAATGCGCTCGTTCAGGAGTTTACTCTCGAAGAGCACGGCACTGCCCCGCCCCATCAGCAACGCCCCTCCTGA
- a CDS encoding protein-glutamate O-methyltransferase CheR → MSALDPFKQWVHQRCGLHLEGLAEARLTRAIDALQVELGTQNSDVLLAHLRQDNDLFDRFVSQLTVNETYFFREPETIQWLVDTYLPRRLAEQGGPLRLLSAGCSSGEEPYSVAMALQERYGDRAQALFGIIGGDVDHQVLTKAQAGLYAGMAFRALHPSLKARFFTPVGRSFQLSASLRQWVTFRSLNLLAPDERAIGGPFDVILFRNVSIYFDEATRRTIQRQLKRLLTPNGILLCGVTETLGNDLGVLSLKEEQGVFYFQADTPASEEDSGAPTIPLTNHIAVVNEPDAPTALPAQEPPRQTPPSSSAPTAAHAELQHAHDALNQNRFSEADALLAPLLADDPWNVDALLLAGLVARWQQQPQRAFDYFKRALYVAPECWPAHFYQAELLRQGELPDHPTQRQRGYAAVVRLLEASPLASGGLTVIAPPLPPGDACFLAKRYLSEHTATQGVG, encoded by the coding sequence ATGAGCGCCCTTGATCCGTTCAAACAGTGGGTTCATCAGCGCTGCGGGCTGCACTTGGAAGGTCTCGCCGAGGCGCGCCTGACCCGCGCCATCGACGCCTTGCAGGTCGAGCTAGGCACCCAAAACAGCGACGTGCTGCTGGCGCATCTGCGTCAAGACAACGATCTGTTCGACCGCTTTGTCAGTCAGCTAACGGTCAACGAAACGTACTTTTTCCGCGAACCGGAAACGATTCAATGGCTGGTCGATACGTACCTGCCCCGTCGGCTCGCCGAGCAAGGCGGCCCGCTGCGCCTGCTCAGCGCGGGCTGCTCCTCGGGGGAAGAACCCTACAGCGTCGCCATGGCGTTACAGGAGCGCTACGGTGATCGCGCCCAAGCGCTTTTCGGCATTATCGGGGGCGACGTCGACCACCAAGTGCTGACCAAAGCGCAGGCGGGTCTCTACGCCGGTATGGCGTTTCGTGCGCTTCACCCATCGCTGAAAGCGCGATTTTTCACGCCGGTGGGGCGCAGCTTTCAACTGAGTGCCTCGCTGCGCCAGTGGGTGACGTTTCGCTCGCTGAACCTGTTGGCGCCGGATGAACGAGCCATTGGCGGCCCGTTCGATGTCATCCTGTTTCGCAACGTCTCGATCTACTTCGACGAAGCCACGCGCCGCACCATCCAGCGCCAGCTCAAACGGCTGCTGACACCTAACGGCATTCTGCTGTGCGGCGTTACCGAAACCCTGGGTAACGACCTGGGCGTGCTCTCCCTCAAAGAGGAGCAGGGCGTCTTCTACTTTCAAGCCGATACGCCCGCGTCTGAGGAAGACAGTGGCGCACCGACCATACCGCTGACGAATCATATCGCCGTGGTCAACGAGCCTGACGCCCCTACAGCACTACCCGCCCAAGAACCACCACGCCAGACGCCACCCTCGTCATCGGCGCCCACGGCGGCCCACGCCGAGCTACAGCACGCTCACGATGCGCTGAACCAGAACCGCTTCAGCGAGGCCGATGCCTTGCTGGCACCGCTGCTGGCTGACGACCCTTGGAACGTGGATGCGCTGCTGTTAGCGGGTCTCGTTGCCCGCTGGCAGCAGCAGCCCCAGCGAGCGTTCGACTACTTCAAGCGCGCGTTGTACGTCGCCCCCGAGTGCTGGCCGGCCCATTTCTACCAAGCCGAGCTGCTGCGCCAGGGGGAGCTACCCGACCATCCGACACAGCGGCAGCGCGGTTACGCCGCCGTAGTGCGGCTGCTCGAAGCATCGCCCCTGGCCAGCGGCGGGCTGACCGTCATTGCACCGCCCCTGCCGCCCGGCGATGCCTGCTTCTTGGCAAAACGCTACCTATCTGAACACACCGCCACACAGGGAGTGGGCTAA
- the cheB gene encoding chemotaxis-specific protein-glutamate methyltransferase CheB, whose product MSPIRVVMADDSQLAREVLRDILTRDGDIEIVGEAANGQEAVELARRLSPQLITMDLTMPVMDGLSAIEEIMHTKGVPIVVISDSADAQTAYQALEVGALEVLPKPGLDEEDAQRLLSRVRLLSGVSVITRLRRRASAARTPTPVRLPVPGPCPVASRGFQRVVAIACSTGGPQALARLLSKLPKGFPSPIVIAQHISPGFIDGMATWLGSLCALPVNVAQSGERLCPGHIYLCPPESQLSVTGQHRLQLTPSPAQTLYHPSCDAMLHSVASVYGADSIGVILTGMGRDGVSGLRAILLAGGTTLAQDEASSVIYGMNQEAVNAGVVQHVLGLDELPARLLREVRFTPSPWREPQ is encoded by the coding sequence ATGAGTCCAATTCGGGTCGTGATGGCGGATGACAGTCAGTTGGCGCGCGAGGTGTTGCGCGACATCCTCACCCGCGATGGCGATATCGAGATCGTCGGTGAAGCCGCCAACGGCCAAGAAGCCGTCGAGCTGGCGCGGCGGCTGAGTCCGCAGCTCATCACCATGGATTTGACCATGCCGGTGATGGACGGGCTCAGCGCCATCGAGGAAATCATGCACACCAAAGGGGTGCCCATCGTCGTGATCAGTGACAGCGCAGACGCCCAAACGGCGTATCAGGCGCTGGAGGTCGGCGCCCTGGAAGTCCTGCCCAAGCCCGGCCTCGACGAGGAGGACGCGCAGCGGCTGCTGTCGCGGGTGCGGTTGTTGTCAGGCGTGTCGGTGATTACCCGACTGCGGCGTCGCGCATCGGCCGCACGAACCCCCACGCCGGTCAGGCTGCCCGTTCCCGGCCCTTGCCCGGTCGCCTCCCGCGGTTTTCAGCGGGTGGTGGCCATTGCCTGCTCCACCGGTGGCCCGCAGGCGCTGGCCCGCCTCTTGAGCAAGCTGCCCAAAGGATTTCCCTCCCCCATAGTGATTGCCCAGCACATCAGCCCTGGGTTCATCGACGGCATGGCCACTTGGCTTGGATCGCTTTGCGCGCTGCCGGTGAACGTGGCGCAAAGCGGCGAGCGGCTGTGCCCCGGCCATATTTACCTCTGCCCCCCCGAAAGCCAGCTCAGCGTCACAGGTCAGCATCGCTTGCAGCTCACCCCCAGCCCCGCCCAGACGCTCTACCACCCCAGCTGCGATGCCATGCTGCACAGCGTGGCCAGCGTTTATGGCGCCGACAGCATCGGTGTGATCTTAACGGGCATGGGGCGCGATGGCGTCAGCGGCCTAAGAGCCATCCTCCTCGCGGGCGGCACGACCCTGGCACAGGACGAAGCCAGCTCGGTGATCTACGGCATGAACCAAGAAGCCGTCAACGCTGGCGTGGTGCAGCACGTGCTGGGGCTAGACGAGCTGCCAGCGCGCCTGCTGCGGGAAGTCCGCTTTACCCCATCGCCTTGGCGGGAGCCGCAATGA